TAATATCGATTCACTCATGGGAATTTGGTGGATTCCTTTTGCGTTTGTGACGAGAATCCCTCGCTCACTCAGTTCCGCAAGCGGCATTTTTTCTAACCCCGCGGAAGCTACACTGACCCATTTCAACTTGGAGGCTTTCGCGATTATGTCCGCATCTAAATCTTCTCCATATGTAACGAGGATTTCCGTCTGATGAATGATGTCATCCTCTACGGATCCGATGTGAAATTGTATTTCGGGATACGCTTCCTCCCATTTCGTTTGATACTTAGAACTAATTGGAAACGACACTAATGCGATCACGTGAAAACTCCCCCTTCTTCTCTCATCGTACCCGATTGTCCCCATTATTTTCAATTTCTTTGGCAATGAAACACAACATTGTCTATTATAGATAGAAGAAAACGCTACTTGGAGGTACATCATGATTCATTCACAATCAGAAAAATTACACGCAGAAGCTCTTGAACATATAGTTGGTGGAGTAAACAGTCCGTCTCGATCGTATAAAGCAGTAGGTGGAGGATCGCCAGTTGTCATGGAACGTGCTCAAGGTGCTTACTTTTGGGACGTTGATGGCAATAAATACATCGATTATTTAGCTGCATATGGTCCAATTATTACAGGGCATGCACATCCTCATATTACAAAAGCAATTACGAAAGCCGCAGAAACAGGAGTACTTTATGGAACACCTACCCCTCACGAAGTGACTTTTGCAAAGATGTTAAAGGAAGCAATTCCATCTCTGGATAAAGTACGCTTTGTCAATTCAGGAACAGAAGCTGTTATGACGACCATTCGGGTAGCTCGTGCTTACACGGGAAGAACAAAGGTCATGAAATTTGCAGGATGTTATCACGGACATTCTGATTTGGTGCTAGTCGCTGCAGGCTCTGGTCCAGCAACACTAGGAACACCGGATTCTGCAGGTGTTCCAAAATCCATTGCAGAAGAAGTAATCACAGTTCCGTTTAATAACCCGGAAGCATTTCGTGAGGCAGTGGAAAAATGGGGCGCAGAACTTGCATGTATCTTAATCGAACCGATTGTCGGGAACTTTGGCATTGTAGAGCCAAATGAAGGATTTTTAGCATTAGTACATGAATTGGCAACAGAATATGGATTCTTAACAATATACGATGAAGTAATTACGGCATTTCGATTCCATTACGGTGCCGCTTCCACGTTACTTGGTTTTACACCAGACTTAACAGCAATGGGGAAAATTATAGGTGGTGGATTACCTATTGGAGCGTATGGTGGTAAAAAAGAAATTATGAATACCGTCGCACCACTTGGACCAGCGTATCAAGCGGGAACAATGGCAGGCAATCCAGCGTCCATTCTTTCCGGTATTGCTTGTTTAGAAGTATTAGCGGAAAAAGACGTTTACAATGAATTGGATCGTTTAGGTAGGATGCTAGAAGAAGGAATAGTAGCTGCTGCGAATAAATATGGAATAACCATAACCACTAATCGCTTAAAAGGAGCTTTAACGATTTACTTTACAGATGTAAAGGTAGAAAATTACGAGCAAGCAGAAGCCAGTAACGGGGAATTGTTTGCGACATTTTTCCGTTTGATGTTAGAACAAGGAATCAATCTAGCTCCTTCTAAATACGAAGCATGGTTTATCACAACTGCACACACGGAGGAAGATATAAAGCAGTCTATACAAGCAGTAGAACACGCTTTCGAAGCAATGTCCGTGTAAGAAAGGAATTTTATCATTTATGAAATTAGGAGCAAGAATTCTTAAAACAGGAGTAGCGATTGTTTTTGCATTATTTCTAGCTGATTTGTTGCATTTGCCTTCTCCTGTTTTTGCAGGAATTGCTGCAATCTTTGCGTTACAACCATCTATCTATCGTTCCTATTTAACGATTATTGAACAAATTCAGTCCAACTTAATCGGGGCGATAGTAGCGGTCCTGTTCGCGACAATTTTTGGGCATAACTACGTTGCAATAGGATTAGCAGCCGTTATTACGATCGCGATTATGTTGAAACTCAAGTTAGAAAAATCCGTGTCTCTAGCACTCGTTACGATTATTGCGATCATGGAAATACAAGGTGATAACTTCCAAGAATTTTCATTGCTACGATTTGCAACCATCGTCGTAGGTGTACTGGCAGCTTTTTTGGTGAATTTAATTTTCATGCCGCCGAAATATGAAACGCGATTGTATCAAACGATTCAACTCACCCAAGATGAACTAATTCGTTGGACAAGACTCGCCGCGCGACAAGCATCCGATCATCAAGCAACGAAACAAACGTTGGAGCTGATTCGGGATAAACTCGTCAAGCTTGATCAAATTTATTTATTTTATAAAGAAGAGCGTAACTATTTAACACGTGAAAAACGTTCGAAAGCTCGAAAATTAGTCGTGTATCGTCAAATGATTGCTGTTACGAATAAATCCTGGGATTTGCTCAAGAGATTTCATTTACATGAAAACGAATTAAGTCATTTACCCCCCGATTTTCGAGAAATGCTACAATCGCGAGTGGATGGCCTGTTAGCGTATAACGAACAGCTTTTGCTTAAATACACTGGGAAGTTAAAACCTGAACATACCGGTGTAACTAGCGAGAGCAGTCGTTTAAACAAACAAGAAGTAATGGACTTTTTCGCGAAAAAGTTGACCGAAAAAAGCTCAGAAGATTCTCTTGGTTCATACCACCTCTTGCACCTAATTTCTTCGATACTCGATTACGAAGAACAACTCGAACATCTAGATACACTCATTGTTTCTCACCAGAATTACCATGGAGAGGAAATTCAGTTAAAACTAGAAGATACATTTTAATAGAAACACTCTTTTTTACTCACCGAAGTAGAGGGAGTGTTTTTAAGTTTGAGATCCTTCTTTCGTACTTTTCCTCTTAAGTTTTCACAATTTTAATAGAAGAAACAAGAAATTAGTGGATTTTCAGAAATATGGTTATTTCGTTGAATCAATTGAACTAGTAAATGTGCGGTAATTTAAAATTTGGTGCGATAATGTCGAATTTGGTGCGAATTAAAATTACCGATTTACTAGTGTAATCACAAAAACATCCTCCGACAAAGGTCATTCCAGATGTCGGAGGATGTTTTATTAGCTTTTCATTTTTGGATCAAGTGCATCACGCAAGCCATCACCCATTAAGTTAAATCCTAATACGGTCAGCATGATTGCTAATCCTGGGAAGATCATAGTCCATGGTGCGTTGATTAGATATTGTCTAGCATCTGCCAGCATTTTCCCCCACTCAGGTGTAGGCGCTTGTGCTCCAAGTCCTAGGAAGCCGAGTGCTGCAGCTTCAATAATTGCAGTGGCAATTGCTAATGTTCCCTGAACAATGACGGGTGCCATCGAGTTCGGGAGGATATGTGAGAATAAAATCCGGAAGTCTTTCATTCCAATTGCTTTTGCAGAAGTAATGTATTCTTCTTCTTTAATACTCAATACTTTGGATCGAATAAGTCGACCGAAGTTAGGAATATTGATAATGGCAATCGCGATTAATGCATTTTGAAGAGAAGGTCCTAATACTGATACAACTGCAATCGCAAGTAGAATACTTGGAAAAGCAAGCATGATATCAAAAATACGAGAGATAATGGCATCTACCCAGCGACCATAGTACCCTGCAATGATACCGAGTGTACTTCCTACGATAACGGATCCAATAACAGAAAAGAAACCAACCCATAATGATATACGAGCTCCATGAATAATTCGGGAAAGAATATCTCGACCGAAATCATCCGTTCCTAGCCAATGTTCCGCTGATGGAGCTTGTAAGCGTATGCTCATATTTTGTTCGTTAATCCCTTGTGGTGCAATCCACGGTGCGAAAATGGCAAGTAAGATAAAGAAGATGACGATTCCAGCTCCAACAAGAGCTACTTTGCTTTTTTTGAAGCTTCGCCAAGCTTCCCTCCATGGTCCTGCTTCGCGTTCTTTTTTTACTGCAACGTTTGCTTTTGGCGCTAATTCAGACATAGACGGGAGCCTCCTTCTTAATCATATTTAATACGTGGATCAATTAAGCTGTAAAGTAAATCAATAAGCAAGTTAATCATTACGAAGATAAATGCGACGACTAAAATACCAGATTGAATAACTGGGTAGTCTCGGAAGTTAATTGCCTCATAAATATAACGACCGATACCTGGCCATCCGAAAATGGTTTCCGTTAAAATCGCACCACCAAGTAATAATCCCATTTGTAATCCAATGACGGTTAACACTGGGATAATGGCATTTTTCAACGCGTGTTTGTAGACAACCCAAAACATTTTTTGTCCTTTTGCCCGTGCTGTACGAACGTAATCAGAACGCATCACTTCTAACATACTTGAACGTGTCATACGAGCAATGATTGCCATCGGAATCGTAGCAAGTGCAATTCCAGGTAATACTAAATGTTTCAACACAGTACCTAACTGGTCAAGCCTACCAGTCATAAAGATGTCGATCACATAAAGTCCCGTGACGGCTTGAACGGGATCTCGAACTTCTTCTCGACCTGTAGTTGGTAAAATATCTAATTGAATTCCAAATACCCATTGCAGCATGAGACCTAGCCAGAAGATCGGCATGGAAACGCCGACAAGCGCTAGAATCATCGCCGTGTAATCAAACCAAGAATTTTGGAACCAAGCAGAAATAATACCGGCATTCACCCCAATAATAACTGCGATAATAATGGCGAATAAGGAAAGCTCTAATGTAGCAGATAAATACTGCCAAATTTCATCCTGCACTGGAACTTTTGTCCGGAGAGACTCCCCTAAATCCCCTGTGAATAATCCCTTTAAATAATCAAAATATTGAACATACCAAGGATTATCTAATCCGAGCTTTGCTCGTAATGATTCGATCGCTTCTTTCGTCGCCTGCTGCCCCAAAATTACTTGTGCAGGATCTCCAGGTATCGCCCGAATGATCATGAAAACGACAAATGTCATGCCCAGCAAAACTGGGATTAATTGTAAGAGTCTTCTTCCAATATAGTGAAGCATCGTCTTCACCTCTCCATCTAATGCAGTATTGTGTAGCGAAAATCATATAAACAGGGGAGAAATCACGATGACTTCTCCCCTTTTGTTGTAACTTATTCGAAGTCTACTGTTTCCAATTTATCTGAACCAGTTGGATGTGGTAAGAAACCAGTAATGTCCGCACGGCCAGCTAACAATGGTGTTGAGTGTGCAATTGGTACCCATGGTGCATCGTCAAAAATGATTTCTTGAGCTTGCATATATAGGTCATTACGTGCATCTTCATCAACAGTAGATTGCGCTTCAATCAGGATGTCGTGTAATTCGTCGTTGCTATAGTATGAATAGTTATTGCTTCCAATGTTGTCTTTGTCTAACAGAACGTAAATGAAGTTATCAGCATCTCCATTATCACCAGTCCATCCTAGTAAGAATGCATCTGCTTCTCCGTTACGTGCTTTTTCTAAATACGTAGCCCACTCGTATGAAACGATGTTTGCTTTGATTCCAACATCAGCTAAGTTCTTTTGCATTGCTTCCGCTACTTTTTGACCATCAGGCATATAAGGACGTGGAACAGGCATAGCCCATAGATCCATTTCAAAGCCATCAGGGAAGCCAGCTTCTGCTAACAATTCTTTTGCTTTTGCTGGATCGTAATCGTATCCAGGAATATCGTCATTGTATCCACCGATTACTGGAGGCATAGGGTTT
The Paenisporosarcina cavernae genome window above contains:
- a CDS encoding glutamate-1-semialdehyde 2,1-aminomutase; translation: MIHSQSEKLHAEALEHIVGGVNSPSRSYKAVGGGSPVVMERAQGAYFWDVDGNKYIDYLAAYGPIITGHAHPHITKAITKAAETGVLYGTPTPHEVTFAKMLKEAIPSLDKVRFVNSGTEAVMTTIRVARAYTGRTKVMKFAGCYHGHSDLVLVAAGSGPATLGTPDSAGVPKSIAEEVITVPFNNPEAFREAVEKWGAELACILIEPIVGNFGIVEPNEGFLALVHELATEYGFLTIYDEVITAFRFHYGAASTLLGFTPDLTAMGKIIGGGLPIGAYGGKKEIMNTVAPLGPAYQAGTMAGNPASILSGIACLEVLAEKDVYNELDRLGRMLEEGIVAAANKYGITITTNRLKGALTIYFTDVKVENYEQAEASNGELFATFFRLMLEQGINLAPSKYEAWFITTAHTEEDIKQSIQAVEHAFEAMSV
- a CDS encoding aromatic acid exporter family protein, yielding MKLGARILKTGVAIVFALFLADLLHLPSPVFAGIAAIFALQPSIYRSYLTIIEQIQSNLIGAIVAVLFATIFGHNYVAIGLAAVITIAIMLKLKLEKSVSLALVTIIAIMEIQGDNFQEFSLLRFATIVVGVLAAFLVNLIFMPPKYETRLYQTIQLTQDELIRWTRLAARQASDHQATKQTLELIRDKLVKLDQIYLFYKEERNYLTREKRSKARKLVVYRQMIAVTNKSWDLLKRFHLHENELSHLPPDFREMLQSRVDGLLAYNEQLLLKYTGKLKPEHTGVTSESSRLNKQEVMDFFAKKLTEKSSEDSLGSYHLLHLISSILDYEEQLEHLDTLIVSHQNYHGEEIQLKLEDTF
- the nikC gene encoding nickel transporter permease translates to MSELAPKANVAVKKEREAGPWREAWRSFKKSKVALVGAGIVIFFILLAIFAPWIAPQGINEQNMSIRLQAPSAEHWLGTDDFGRDILSRIIHGARISLWVGFFSVIGSVIVGSTLGIIAGYYGRWVDAIISRIFDIMLAFPSILLAIAVVSVLGPSLQNALIAIAIINIPNFGRLIRSKVLSIKEEEYITSAKAIGMKDFRILFSHILPNSMAPVIVQGTLAIATAIIEAAALGFLGLGAQAPTPEWGKMLADARQYLINAPWTMIFPGLAIMLTVLGFNLMGDGLRDALDPKMKS
- a CDS encoding ABC transporter permease; the protein is MLHYIGRRLLQLIPVLLGMTFVVFMIIRAIPGDPAQVILGQQATKEAIESLRAKLGLDNPWYVQYFDYLKGLFTGDLGESLRTKVPVQDEIWQYLSATLELSLFAIIIAVIIGVNAGIISAWFQNSWFDYTAMILALVGVSMPIFWLGLMLQWVFGIQLDILPTTGREEVRDPVQAVTGLYVIDIFMTGRLDQLGTVLKHLVLPGIALATIPMAIIARMTRSSMLEVMRSDYVRTARAKGQKMFWVVYKHALKNAIIPVLTVIGLQMGLLLGGAILTETIFGWPGIGRYIYEAINFRDYPVIQSGILVVAFIFVMINLLIDLLYSLIDPRIKYD